The following is a genomic window from Nitrospira sp..
GCCATGGTCGTCTGCACCTTGACCGGGCATGGGTTGAAGGATGCCGATACGGCGATCAGTATTTCACGTCAGCCTAAAACGGTGAAAGCCACCCGCGACGATGTGGCCCGCCTCCTTCATGTCTGATCATCTCAGGACCATTGCATGAAGTACTTGATCCTGCACGCCGACGGGATGGCCGACATGCCTTGTCCTGAACTCGGCGGAAAAACCCCCCTTGAAGCGGCCGTGACTCCGCATCTTGACCGTATCGCTCAGAGCGGCGAAGTCGGGCGTCTGAGTCTTCCACAGGAGAACGGGCCTGCAGGGAGTGAGGTCACGAGTGTGGCCGTACTGGGGTACGATCCGAGAAAATACTATCCCGGCCCCGGTCCGCTGGAGGCGGCAGGTCTCGGGGTTACGGTGGGTGAACAGGATGTGGTGTTCCGTTGCACGATGGTGACGGTGCGGGGTGAGGGCCCGTCCGGCGGCAAGGATCGTACGGTCGAGGTCAAGAAACTGGGGCTGCATGTGGTCATGGACGATGCGACCGCCGGCTTGATCGACACGGAGCAAGCGCGGGAATTGCTTGAGGCCGTCAACGAGCAGCTTGGGTCGGAGACGATTCAGTTCTATCCCGGTTCCGGGCACCGGCACTTGATGGTGTGGGTGGGGGGGAAATCGCGCGCGACCTGCCTTGATCCTCAGCAGTTGGTCGGGCGGCAGATCGCCGAGGCCTTGCCGACCGGTGACGGGGCCGATGTGTTGCGCAAGATCATGGAGGCGTCGTTGGTCATCTTGCGCGACCATCCGGTCAATGAGGAACGCCGGCAGGATGGGCTGAAGCCGGCCAATTGTTTGTGGTTGTGGGGGCAGGGCCGCGCACCCCTCTGGCCGCCCCTGCCGGAGCGGTATCAGGTCAGCGGTGTCGTCGTATCATCCAGCGACGTCCATCGCGGGGTCGGATTGTGCGCAGGTTTAGAATCGGTCGACCTTCCGACC
Proteins encoded in this region:
- a CDS encoding putative phosphoglycerate mutase; its protein translation is MKYLILHADGMADMPCPELGGKTPLEAAVTPHLDRIAQSGEVGRLSLPQENGPAGSEVTSVAVLGYDPRKYYPGPGPLEAAGLGVTVGEQDVVFRCTMVTVRGEGPSGGKDRTVEVKKLGLHVVMDDATAGLIDTEQARELLEAVNEQLGSETIQFYPGSGHRHLMVWVGGKSRATCLDPQQLVGRQIAEALPTGDGADVLRKIMEASLVILRDHPVNEERRQDGLKPANCLWLWGQGRAPLWPPLPERYQVSGVVVSSSDVHRGVGLCAGLESVDLPTEDGAEAREFSGPVEAAVRELANKDFVYLHAGLSDDVLHAVDVQDKVRAIERFDDQVVGPILTTLATHPAYRLLVVCDPGLAKGHGSEVPPILYALCDSAGQLRSGVAKRFHEQDATGAGAMPRDASKLMTRFFPRGA